In Oscillatoria salina IIICB1, the sequence CTATTTTAGAAGGTTGGGCGCAGCGAATTTATGGTGAAAATGAACCGATCGCGTTTGAACTTTACGGTACTGTTAACAAAGCTTTGTATATGGGTGATTGGAAGATTCTTAAGTTAGGCGATCGCCCTTGGGGACGAGGAAACAACGAAAGCTGGAAGTTGTTTAATTTGCGTTCCGATCCGCGCGAGTTGGTTGATTTGTCTCAAGAGTATCCTTTGTTATTGCAACGGATGGTTTCTTACTACAATCAATATGAGCAAAGTGTAGGTTTTGTTCCCGCTTTAACTGAGTAAGAAGTAGACGAGTATAGACGTGCGTAGGTGGGCTACTCTCAGCCCGCCTACGCGGGCTACTTTGTTTCCGATTTATTTGTAGTAAAATATTTGGTAATAAAATTAGTTTTTTTTATGACAAAAGTTGCTCGTTCAGTTACTACATATCAACAACCAAATCGTCCTTTAACATTTAGTTTATTAAATTTGCTGGGAGATAAATTTAATCTGGATTGGTTTCCGTTGCTGGATTTGAATGCAGATTCGCTTTTAGAAGCTGCACAACGTCAAACTGGTTTAGATGATTGGGGAGATGAAAGTTTTCGCTTGCGCTTGCAAAAGTTACTGGAATCTTTGGATCGAGAGGCTAATCTTAATTTAGTTGGACGTTATTTTTTACGTCAATATTGTCTTAAATTGTTGGTGAATCGCTTGCAGATGCAAGCTGATTTTAAACGTTATCCTGAAATTTTAGCAGTTCCTATTGAAAGACCTTTATTTATTGTCGGATTATTTAGAAGTGGGACAACTTTTTTACATAATTTGCTCTCGTGCGATCGCGCTAGTCGTTGGTTACATTTAGGGGAAGCGCTTAATCCTTCACCTCCCCCAAAACAAGCTACTTGGTCAAACGATCCCCGCTTGATTGAAGAGGGAAAATGGATCGAATTTGAGAATTCTCTCGCGCCTAAGTTCGCTACTGCTCATTATATCAATGTTAATCGACCCGCAGAATGTAGCCGACTCTTTGAACATGATTTTGTCGCGCATTTGTTTGATTTTCGTGCTAATGTAAATTCTTATTCGGAATGGCTGCAAAACCAAAATTTGGTCGATGCTTATCAATATTACCGCCAACAATTACAATATCTTAGTTGGCATTGGCGAGGATCTCGCTGGTTGATGAAAGCACCTGCTCATATTTTCGCTCTCGATGCACTTTTAGCCGTTTTCCCTGATGCTTGTATTGTCCAAACTCATCGCGATCCCCTGAAAGTTATGCCTTCAGTTTGTAGTTTAAGTGCGATCGCGCGTAGTCGCTTTAGCGATCGCGTCGATCTTTCGGCGATCGGTAAACATTGGTTAAATCTCTTGACAAAAGGCGTTGAAGATGCTATAGAAGTTCGGGATACGGCTGACGCAGCGAGATTTTATGACGTTAATTATCTCAATTTTGTCCGCAATCCGATCGCCACAGTTACGCAAATTTACAAATATTTTGACTATGAGTTAACTGATGAAACCACAGCCAAGATGAAACAGTGGATCGAGCAAAACCCGCAACACAAGCGCGGCGTACATCGTTACAGTTTAGATCAATTTGGTTTAGACTCGAAGCAAATAAATGACAAATTTGGGAAATACTGCGATCGCTATAACATCGATCGGGAGTGATGAGGGATTGGGGGTTGGTGACTGGGGATTGGGGATTGGGGATTGGGGACTGGGAATGGATATTGCTCACTGGTAACTGATAAATTAAGCACCAAAAGCCAAAAAACCACCATCCACAGCGAGACATTCTCCTGTAATATAAGATGCCCCAGACATACAGAGAAAAGCCACAGCCGCAGCAACTTCTTCCGGTTCACCTAATCTTCCCATCGGTTTGCGAGCAACGATCGCTGCGAGTCTTTCGGGGTTACTCCAAGCAGGTTTACTCAAAGGTGTGCGAATGACTCCCGGAGCGATACTATTAACTCGAATACCATCTGTTGCCCATTCTACAGCCAAATAACGAGTGAGTTGCGCGATCGCCGCTTTCGTCATGACATAAGGCGATCCCGTGCGTCCCGTGACAAACGCATACACAGAACTTATATTGACAATGCTACTATTTTCACCCTTTTTGAGCAGAGGGTAAAACAAGCGACACATTTCAAACACCGCAGTTTGATTAGTTTGCACCACGGAGTCATATTCACAGAGAGTATATTCAGTAGTTGGTTTGCGAATATTCGTACCCGCATTGTTAACCAGGATATCCCAGCGATCGCTCATTTGAGAAATTTGCTCAAAAAGTAATTGGCGATCGCTACTTTTTCCTATATCTGCGGCGATCCCCATTGCAGGTAAACCTTTTTCTCGCCAAATCTCGACTTGTTTAGCGATTTCTTCAGCATTTCTTGCAGCGATCGTCACTTCTGCACCGAGAGATAATAATTCGTTAGCAGTGGCTAAACCAATACCTTTCGTACCACCTGTAACTAATGCTTTTTTTCCTGTAAGTAACCAGCGATCGTTCATAATTAGGGATTAGGGATTGGCTTCAGTTATCAGTGAACAGTTACCAGTTAACAGTAAACAGTGAATATTTACCAGTTATCAGTTTATCTTCTAATTCCTCCTTGTCTCCTAATTACCCAGTCCCCAGTCCCCAATCCCCAGTCACCAGTCCCCAGTCCCCAATCCCCGTAGCCAATTGGCGATCGCGATCCCGATTTCTTGGGGACGATCTTCTTGCAAACAATGTAAACCTTTTCCCACATAATAAGTTTCTGTATTGGGGAAATGTGCGGCTGTCCATTCAGCGACTTCTGGCGGATTAACTGCTCCTGGCTTGCCATAAAGATGCAGCTTTGGTATCTTAGTTTTGGTCAACCATTCACTGTAACTTCTGATTATCCTATCAGTTTCCGCAGGTTCGCCACCAATCGGAATTTGATTAGCCCAAACTAACATCGGTTTGCGGTCTTTTTTCTTCAGAAAAGGCTGACGGTAAGCATCTAATTCTGCTTCTGATAATTCTCGAATTGTATTACTCTGTAATAACTTTTCAATAAAAATATTTTCTTCATAAACTAATTGCGCTCCCTGTTGAGGAGCTCTGAGTTTGCTAAAATCCTCAGCAACTTTACCCATTTTCTCAATTTTATCAAAAGGGAAACGAGGAGGAACCATTGCTTCCATAAACACAAGTCCTTTCACGTTATCTTCGTGACGCATCCCATAATAAAAACTGAGTGTCGAACCCCAATCATAACCCACAAAAGTGATATTTTTAAGATTCAACTTAGCGATAAAAGCTTCCAGATAGCGACTGTGATCGGCAAAAGTATAATCTATGTCTGGTTTGTCCGATTTGCCCATTCCGATTAAGTCTACCGCAATGGCACGATGGTGAGAAGTAACAAAAGGGATTATATTCCGCCAGACATAAGCCCAAGTAGGATTACCATGTATAAAAAGAATCGGAGATCCTTCGCCGACATCAATATAGTGCATTTTAGAACCAAAAACTTTAACGTATTTCGATTCGTAAGGAAACTCGGCTGGTTGTGTTATTCCCATACCCAAAGCAGTTGACGACGGTAAACCAAACAGGCACAAGCATAACAAAATACTAACTAAGGTCGCTAGGTAAATTTTTTGCCTCATTGCATTTAGTATAGAAAAATACCAAAAATTGACAAATTTTCTGTTTGCTGAATTAGACTTTGTCGGGCGATCGCTACTGCAATCAATCTAGACTCGACTTTGTTAGCAATAAATCTTTCTTGACGAAATTACTAACTTCTAGCCATCGATCCTTTTTACCACTATTAGTAATTTTTGCCAAGGGCTGAACCAAACACCATTGCACCGAAGTCGCCTTAATCATAATTATTAGAAACGTCACTGACGAGAAAGCTGTTACCGACTTGGTTACAGCCGTCATTCCTCAATTAATAAGTTAGAAAAGTAGGAAAGGTAGGAAAAGTAGGTTAGTCAAATCCAGCCAAAACTGTAACAATTCTTTTGCTCAAATTACTTGCCAATTGAATCTACCTTAAGTATGATTTGAATATCGTCAAGAAAATCCAAGGTTGTGTCACTCATTTTTAATTGCCAGAAAAAATATCAAATACCCAAGCAATTTATCAAAAAGAACACAGCTAAATTCGTTTAGCCCTAGCTAAACAAGAAGTCAATTTAAGACTTGCTTTAGTTTTTAACCATCACATCAGAATAGCTGTGATGCTATAGCTTGACAAACAAAGAATGCGAAGGTTAACTTAAAAAGCATTCTTGTCTTAGGCGGATAGGCAACTAAATTGCATTTAACGCCCTGCTGGAAAAGATTAGCTCCGATTTGCCGCTTATGAAATTTATCGGTCAACTCACCAAGACAACAAATTGGCGAGCAAATGTGCTGACAGACGGACAGCTACAATGCACTTACCAACAAATTCCCGAACTATTTGAGAGGATTAACAAAGAGTTTGAGAAACAAAGTATTAGCAGCGAAGATTGTCTAGTTTTAGAATGCGAAAACTCAGTACCTTGCGCGCTAGTTTTGTTGTATTTGCTCGAAAAAGGTAATAGCGTCCTACTGTTACCAAAAACGCCCAAAGAAGCAGAACCATTTCTACCCGGATTTTGCCGATTCAGAATTGTTACTGAAAGTGTGAGTGACAACGGGAAAATAGTTGAGTTAACTCAGCCAGAGCAATTTTTGCAGATTACTGCTAACGAAAATTGGCTCGAGGGGGCGAATAACTCAAGTCAAAAACTATATTTGCGTACTTCCGGGAGTACGGGAAAGCCGAAAATAGCAATGCACTCCCACGGGAAGGTACTAGGAAACGTAGCTAACTGCGTCGAAAGACTACTGTTGCAAAGCGAAGACAGAATTGCGATCCCCGTACCGATTTATCATATGTACGGTTTAGGTGCAGGATTTCTGCCCGGAGTAGCAGTAGGAGCAGCGATCGACTTGCAAAAAGGAGCTAATCTGTTACGATACTTGCAAAGGGAGAAACAATTCGCTCCCAACGTCGCCTTTATGACCCCGATTTTCTGTGAAACCTTGTTAAAAGGGAGAAAATCGCCGAGGTGGTATCGGATGACAGTAGCCGCAGGCGATCGCGTGCGCGAAGAAGCATTTAGCAAATATGAATCCCTTTTCGGCTGTCTGGTTAAATTATATGGCAGTACAGAAATGGGCGCGATCGCCGCAGCCAGTCCCAGCGATTCCCCAGAAATACGCGCCCAAACAGTCGGTAAACCGATGTCTGGCGTAGAAATGCGTTTAGAAAACATCAAAGAAGAAGGCAAACCCATCGGTCAACTTTGGTGTAAACACGAATATAGCTTTGACGGCTATATTGATGAAAACGGACAACCCATTGTTATCTCAGAAAACAATGACTGGTTTTGGACAAAAGACTTAGGTTGCATTGACTTAGATGGTTACATTGAAGTCTTAGGTAGAGCCGATCATAGCGTCAACCGGGACGGTTTATTAGTTTTCTTCGCCGACGTCGAAAAAGCGATCGAAACAATTGCCGGAATCGAAGCTGTCGTAGTTGTCTCCAAAGGCGAAAGTCAACGCGGAAAAGGCATTGTCGCCTACTGCATTCTCGCCAAAGATACCAACCTCACCGAAGCCGATATCCGCACCTCCTGCTTCGATCTCCTACCTAAACGTGCAATCCCCGATCGTATAAATATTGTCAATTCCTTGCCCCTACTACCCAATGGCAAAGTCGATCGGCAAAAACTGATCGGCATGGAAGACAAAATCAAAGTAAAAATAATGCAATAAAGAGGTAAAAACATGACTAAAGCTGATGTCTTAGCACAACTGAAAACTATTATTGCTGAAGAATTGGATGTCAATCTCGAAGCAGACGAAATTGATGAAAATGTACCTTTGTTTGAAGATGGCTTAGGATTTGATTCAATTGCTACCGTCGAATTAATTTCTTTAATCGAAAAATATTTCGACGTCGAATTTATTGATTCAGAACTCGACCCAGAATTATTCAGCAATCTCAACGTTTTAGCAGATTTTATTCTGAGTAAAAAAGAAGCCCAAAAAATGCAAACAGTTGCCTAGACACTCTCAAACTCAGTTATTAGTTGGGCTGCCTCAAAAACAATCAGAATAAGTCCAACTAATAACCAATCATCCAAGCTGATAGTTACGCTTCAAAACTCAAAACCAAGTTGGGTCAAAGCCCAACTAAAAAGTCTTGCTTACTTACCAACAACAATAGGAAAAAGTCATGGTTGCAATCGTTGAACGTTCCCAACTAGAACCCAAGCGACTTCCTTTAATCACAAATTATCCCTCATTTCGGAAGTGGAATAAAGCGGCTCTCGACGAGAAATTACAAGACGATCCGATGTGCATTTACGTGCATATTCCCTTCTGTACCCAACGGTGTTCTTTCTGTTACTATAAAACCGTAGATTTAAAAGAAAGACCCGAAGTTGATGGCTATGTAGACTCGCTCTGCAAAGAAATCGAAATGGGTGTAGATCGCTTCGATATCGGCAACAGACCAATTCACGCCGTGTATTTTGGTGGTGGTACTCCTAGCCTTCTCAAGGAACATCATTTTGTCAAAATAATTGAAACTCTACGCAATAAATTTAAGCACTTCGAGTCCAGAAACCAACTATCAGTTGAAGCCGAACCTTTAACTGTTTCCAAAAGTAAAATGGAAACCCTCGCCAAACTGGGAGTAACTCGCCTCAGTATGGGCGTACAATCCTTTAATGATAAAATTATTAAACTAAGCGGACGGGGACACGACGAAAAACAAGCTTATCGCGCGATCGATATTGCTCAAAAAGCAGGAAATGGTCAGTGGACAATTAACATTGATTTACTGAGTGGATTAGCTGGAGAAACTCCGGAAACTTGGGCTGAAAGTTTAGAATGCGCTCTCAATACTGGTGTAGAAAGTATTACTGTTTATAAAATGGAGGCATTTGCTAACACTGAAGTCTACAAATTAGGAGTGCGTGAAGAAACAATTGAATTGCCCGATGACGAGCAAGAAATAGAATTCATGCGCTATGCAATGGAGCGTTTTGAGCGAGCAAATTACATTCCTTGGAGTTTCTTTACTTATACCAAAAATGGCTCTGATGAAAGTAAGTATATCAGCAGTATTTGGCGGGGAATGGATTTTTACGGTTTTGGTGTTTCCGCTTTTGGTTCTTTAGGTGATGGACTACTACAAAATACTTCCGATTTAGAGAAGTATAATGAGATTGTTAATCAAGGTGAATTACCTTTAGCACGCGGCTATCGTTTCAATGGTTTGGATTTGATTGTTCGCGAAGTTTTGATGGGAATGAAGCTGCTAACTTTAGATTTGAAAGGATTTAAAAAGCGTCATGGCTTCAAATTGCAAACTTTGTGTGGTTCGACTTTAAAAGAACTCGCAGACGAAGGTTTTATTACGATTTCCGAGCAAGAAGTTGCTTTAACCTCAAAAGGTATTCTTTTCGGAGATTTTGTAGGACAAACCTTAGCTAACGCGATCGAGAAAGCCTACCGATAAAGATTTTTTTCAGTGTAGCCCCAAATGAAGAATTATTCTCAGTTTCAGCAACTTGATTTGCGCTTTGATTGCGAGCGTATTAGACAAGAAATCGCCCAATTTAGTAACGAAGATTGGCGAGAAGAGAGCGTAGGTAAATCAACGATTGTGCTTGTCTCTGTTGGCGGTACAATTAATCAAGATTTGGCAATTTCTGGTGTGGTAAAGTTAACTAAATTTAGCGAAAATTTGCACTACCTCAAACAAGTTATTTCCGCCCTAGAGGTTCCCGTATCTCGTTCTCGTCTAGTGCGACTTGCAGCGAAAACTGAGACTGCCGCTTATACAGAATACAATTACCATTGGTTTCGACACAATTGTATTTATGTAGCAATAACTGGGGCTGTTTCTTTAACGGTCAATCAAGAAAAAATCTCTCTGGCTGCGGGTGAAGTTGTTATTAGTAATAATTTTCAGCCCTACTCGTTAAGCAACGAAACTGAGCAAGATTGCCTCTATTTGGTTGTCGAAACTAAAAGGCTTGGGGATTGGGAATTGTCAATTGGGAACTGGGAATCCCACTCCCCCCAGCAGGTAGCAGTCCCTCCTTTGCAGGAGAGGAGGGAATCTGCCGCCGCTTCTGGTAAAATAAGCTTGGAAACTGCTAGTTTTGAGGTTTTGACACCCGAAGAAATTGCTAAGTTAACTGAGGTAATTTTTGCGGAAGTAGAGACACCAGAAAAAACATTTCTTAGCCAAAGTCTTGGCGAATTTCAGCGTCGATGGTCAAAAGTTTTCGCTCAATTTGGTCACTCGCGCCAAGGTGAGTTAGCTTACCAAGATTTAATCTTAACCTTTCAGGAGCAAATTGCCCCAAAAGTGAATTTAGGGCTAAGAAAGTCCTGGCGGGGCAAAAATGCTGTCAAAGTCATTCTTTCGATGTTAAAATCGTCAGAAAGAAAGGCTCCGAAGAAGTTCAAGACGGGGGTATTGGCGCGGAAAAAATTGCAAGTTAAACTGCAAATTCAGTGGGATGCTGGCTATCAAGTAGTAGCCAACGCAGCCGAAACTAAGGAATTTCAGCGCTTGCAAAAATTACCCGCAGAAAAGCAAATTTTCGATTTATTTCGCGAGAAGGCAACTATCGCCGAAGTTTGGGCAAAAAAAGTTTCGGAAACGGAAATAAACCAAGAAAAGTTTGTTAGAATAGTACAGAAATTAACGGATCTCGAACTCTTAGTAGAAGAGTTTCAGCCGCCGCAATTTGTCAAACCGATCTTTATTATTTCCGCACCCAGAGCAGGTAGTACGCTATTATTTGAAACCCTGTCTCAATTTCCCGAATTATGGACAATTGGCGGTGAAAGTCACGATCTAATTGAAGGAATTCCCCAATTGCATCCTTCAACCCACAATTATACTTCTAACCGCCTAACCGAAGCCGATGCACAGCCGGAAATTTGCGAAACATTGCAAAAAAGATTTGTGCGTCAATTGCGCGATCGCACTCAGCAAGCTTACCTCGATCTTCCCCTTCAGGAACGTCCCCCCAAGGTAAGATTTTTAGAGAAAACCCCGAAAAACGTGCTACGCATTCCTTTCCTCAAGGCTGCATTTCCCGAAGCATTGTTTATCTATCTCTACCGAGATCCCAGACAAAATATTAGCAGCTTATTAGACGGTTGGCGATCGCGGCGTTTTGTTTCTTACCGCAATTTACCCGGTTGGGACTATCAAGAATGGAGTTTTTTCCTTCCCCCCAATTGGTCATCCTTGCAAACAAGTTCCATCGTCGAAATAGCCGCTTATCAATGGAAAACTGCTAACTCTTACATTCTCGACGATCTCAACAACTTACCTCGATCTTCTTGGTGTTTAGTACGCTATTCAGACTTAGTTCGAGAACCCAAGCAAACCATTACCA encodes:
- a CDS encoding acyl carrier protein; this translates as MTKADVLAQLKTIIAEELDVNLEADEIDENVPLFEDGLGFDSIATVELISLIEKYFDVEFIDSELDPELFSNLNVLADFILSKKEAQKMQTVA
- a CDS encoding sulfotransferase family protein; amino-acid sequence: MTKVARSVTTYQQPNRPLTFSLLNLLGDKFNLDWFPLLDLNADSLLEAAQRQTGLDDWGDESFRLRLQKLLESLDREANLNLVGRYFLRQYCLKLLVNRLQMQADFKRYPEILAVPIERPLFIVGLFRSGTTFLHNLLSCDRASRWLHLGEALNPSPPPKQATWSNDPRLIEEGKWIEFENSLAPKFATAHYINVNRPAECSRLFEHDFVAHLFDFRANVNSYSEWLQNQNLVDAYQYYRQQLQYLSWHWRGSRWLMKAPAHIFALDALLAVFPDACIVQTHRDPLKVMPSVCSLSAIARSRFSDRVDLSAIGKHWLNLLTKGVEDAIEVRDTADAARFYDVNYLNFVRNPIATVTQIYKYFDYELTDETTAKMKQWIEQNPQHKRGVHRYSLDQFGLDSKQINDKFGKYCDRYNIDRE
- a CDS encoding haloalkane dehalogenase — protein: MRQKIYLATLVSILLCLCLFGLPSSTALGMGITQPAEFPYESKYVKVFGSKMHYIDVGEGSPILFIHGNPTWAYVWRNIIPFVTSHHRAIAVDLIGMGKSDKPDIDYTFADHSRYLEAFIAKLNLKNITFVGYDWGSTLSFYYGMRHEDNVKGLVFMEAMVPPRFPFDKIEKMGKVAEDFSKLRAPQQGAQLVYEENIFIEKLLQSNTIRELSEAELDAYRQPFLKKKDRKPMLVWANQIPIGGEPAETDRIIRSYSEWLTKTKIPKLHLYGKPGAVNPPEVAEWTAAHFPNTETYYVGKGLHCLQEDRPQEIGIAIANWLRGLGTGDW
- a CDS encoding SDR family oxidoreductase; translated protein: MNDRWLLTGKKALVTGGTKGIGLATANELLSLGAEVTIAARNAEEIAKQVEIWREKGLPAMGIAADIGKSSDRQLLFEQISQMSDRWDILVNNAGTNIRKPTTEYTLCEYDSVVQTNQTAVFEMCRLFYPLLKKGENSSIVNISSVYAFVTGRTGSPYVMTKAAIAQLTRYLAVEWATDGIRVNSIAPGVIRTPLSKPAWSNPERLAAIVARKPMGRLGEPEEVAAAVAFLCMSGASYITGECLAVDGGFLAFGA
- a CDS encoding class I adenylate-forming enzyme family protein, giving the protein MKFIGQLTKTTNWRANVLTDGQLQCTYQQIPELFERINKEFEKQSISSEDCLVLECENSVPCALVLLYLLEKGNSVLLLPKTPKEAEPFLPGFCRFRIVTESVSDNGKIVELTQPEQFLQITANENWLEGANNSSQKLYLRTSGSTGKPKIAMHSHGKVLGNVANCVERLLLQSEDRIAIPVPIYHMYGLGAGFLPGVAVGAAIDLQKGANLLRYLQREKQFAPNVAFMTPIFCETLLKGRKSPRWYRMTVAAGDRVREEAFSKYESLFGCLVKLYGSTEMGAIAAASPSDSPEIRAQTVGKPMSGVEMRLENIKEEGKPIGQLWCKHEYSFDGYIDENGQPIVISENNDWFWTKDLGCIDLDGYIEVLGRADHSVNRDGLLVFFADVEKAIETIAGIEAVVVVSKGESQRGKGIVAYCILAKDTNLTEADIRTSCFDLLPKRAIPDRINIVNSLPLLPNGKVDRQKLIGMEDKIKVKIMQ
- a CDS encoding sulfotransferase family protein produces the protein MKNYSQFQQLDLRFDCERIRQEIAQFSNEDWREESVGKSTIVLVSVGGTINQDLAISGVVKLTKFSENLHYLKQVISALEVPVSRSRLVRLAAKTETAAYTEYNYHWFRHNCIYVAITGAVSLTVNQEKISLAAGEVVISNNFQPYSLSNETEQDCLYLVVETKRLGDWELSIGNWESHSPQQVAVPPLQERRESAAASGKISLETASFEVLTPEEIAKLTEVIFAEVETPEKTFLSQSLGEFQRRWSKVFAQFGHSRQGELAYQDLILTFQEQIAPKVNLGLRKSWRGKNAVKVILSMLKSSERKAPKKFKTGVLARKKLQVKLQIQWDAGYQVVANAAETKEFQRLQKLPAEKQIFDLFREKATIAEVWAKKVSETEINQEKFVRIVQKLTDLELLVEEFQPPQFVKPIFIISAPRAGSTLLFETLSQFPELWTIGGESHDLIEGIPQLHPSTHNYTSNRLTEADAQPEICETLQKRFVRQLRDRTQQAYLDLPLQERPPKVRFLEKTPKNVLRIPFLKAAFPEALFIYLYRDPRQNISSLLDGWRSRRFVSYRNLPGWDYQEWSFFLPPNWSSLQTSSIVEIAAYQWKTANSYILDDLNNLPRSSWCLVRYSDLVREPKQTITKIGNFAELNRDEHIEKILSQSLPVSRMALSAPSPEKWRKNAQEIEPILPNLEPIIKLVEKENESSFA
- the hemW gene encoding radical SAM family heme chaperone HemW: MVAIVERSQLEPKRLPLITNYPSFRKWNKAALDEKLQDDPMCIYVHIPFCTQRCSFCYYKTVDLKERPEVDGYVDSLCKEIEMGVDRFDIGNRPIHAVYFGGGTPSLLKEHHFVKIIETLRNKFKHFESRNQLSVEAEPLTVSKSKMETLAKLGVTRLSMGVQSFNDKIIKLSGRGHDEKQAYRAIDIAQKAGNGQWTINIDLLSGLAGETPETWAESLECALNTGVESITVYKMEAFANTEVYKLGVREETIELPDDEQEIEFMRYAMERFERANYIPWSFFTYTKNGSDESKYISSIWRGMDFYGFGVSAFGSLGDGLLQNTSDLEKYNEIVNQGELPLARGYRFNGLDLIVREVLMGMKLLTLDLKGFKKRHGFKLQTLCGSTLKELADEGFITISEQEVALTSKGILFGDFVGQTLANAIEKAYR